From one Bombyx mori chromosome 5, ASM3026992v2 genomic stretch:
- the LOC101742168 gene encoding ras GTPase-activating-like protein IQGAP1, whose translation MFAANVDEIRIGKIDDGSSDADVRKTGQEMDLIRQRTIAYEYLCRLEEAKTWLEACLKEKLPPATEFEESLRNGVYLAKLGNFISPESLPLNKIFDIDLKRYKVLGLQFKHTDNINQFLQILKKTELPVTFQPETTDIYDKKNMPRVIYCIHALSSHLFKLGKAPLIHDVFGKIAFTDDELDVVSKDLQKCEQPMPMFQKIGGILSINNKGDGSVMLKALIELNRLLDTEKSITAAILNPQLKLKHVQNRLIDEYKKALHIAKQDKIQAAHNRSLNDSYLPDEYDELLTTVEIQGHITAVNYKYLWKNLCSASKHNDVKSLHKIFTEEWVHIKGYDHHNLDFYCDVVQETIECNKDIDVESVPNWHKIFQNIINEGNRKSLEHTDHKSAIANVNKVLEEGSPTDLYKALINPHLELNIKVDEFAAPLLYEEMRLERCELEKNLNENEIAASVSYLSAVATVSHAVDRGDELAVWNALNSKQIQLEGLRAHCRRRYLSALATALQIKIKEQCACPLLTFEDIHDTIQMVNMKDDENEELILVIDGINKAVLEDDVESLMILLNSSSLKLPSRLHKEEKHLYLRMLKKLLLGKESQNLWIDDVLDVINQVNVESYKVKELTEAIVQLNVAVLKNNVDSFFNTIRNPVLAISDNVEASCKDVYFQMFSKALKKKGQFICPWIVCHTDVGNTVYIDVESYTYSWTTPKDFVPYARYLTTKDISGIVEKTNKHHVNKYKQTLIERSVVKLQAYCKGYLLRKRMTDRLKLFMANEEYVIKIQAWWRMLLVYKRYGTLIKMKTIEAKLKRERKQNPMAWYKSQEHKIVKIQAMWRGRRARQCFTALFHSRNPPLRIVKKFIPLLDFSTEDYDREIELQSLKSEVVQSIRKNQELSKQIDDMDLKIGLLVQNRIALQDVAAFGLKLNNLVKHHSMTKLVFQNRPDGKGSFMTVTTAVKGLKSLTKESKRLLDGYQHLFYELQTNPTYLSKLLFCIPQNKTNFFLQNVVLSLYNFGAYTRDEYLLLKLFRFTLEEEISCKVVKPFDIISSTPLVLKMAVSLSRQLSGLNSLQTIIGPLVEKMLRDKDLNIETGPVEIYKAWRNENEMKTGKISNLPYSVTQEEALTYPEVKARLQTALGQLKTIVTIFLDKITRSTELLPFCITYMARVLHRALTTKFPYTPEKDILKVIGNLIYYQFLNAAIVAPDAFHIVNLPNGCELTTDQRKNLASVAKILHFSAAKKGFGEESSHLRCLNPFIVECHEKMKELFRRCCRGPTLEEYFAVDEYTEATLLHHPHICITVQEIVDTHSLLIEYQDIIAPDPSDRLNELLDDLGEVPTIAQLAARDVDGSMGETIEENARLEVCLALVNKFQTPADDMADLNKLFIKTKELCVAILPYLNGEHLLEALVIGTTKEQQEQYAQKIQKRIYSGQSKQDEAMTLREHISKLRRNLQMLEDEGYVTREDGYQAIVTSIALDLCNKSKYRQAQKRALATLTRAKQSLLEKTKYYEEKCKSYDEYIKSCLANLHAGKRSVHACLRRSGKDMQKLKSKLTVKYSGAKLLERGVLLEIDGLSPSQFKNVQFEITPTDLNGVFTVKGKFMGIEMESIDIDIQDLLQKQYEGCAVMDMFGKAKINVNLLIFLLNSKFYGKS comes from the exons GTCTTAGGTCTTCAATTTAAACACACTgataatattaatcaatttcTTCAAATACTGAAGAAAACAGAGCTACCCGTA ACGTTTCAACCAGAAACGACCGACATTTATGATAAAAAGAACATGCCTCGTGTAATTTATTGCATACATGCTTTAAGTTCGCATCTCTTTAAACTTGGAAAAGCTCCACTTATTCATGACGTGTTTGGCAAAATTGCCTTCACAG acGATGAATTAGACGTCGTGTCAAAGGATTTACAAAAATGTGAACAACCAATGCCAATGTTCCAAAAGATAGGTGGAATTTTATCAATCAATAATAAAGGGGATGGTTCTGTTATGCTTAAAGCTCTTATTGAATTAAACAGATTACTTGATACAGAAAAGTCTATAACGGCTGCGATTCTGAACCCACAGCTAAAGTTGAAGCATGTTCAAAATCGGCTAATagatgaatacaaaaaagcttTACATATTGCCAAGCAAGATAAAATTCAGGCTGCTCATAATCGTTCTCTTAATGATAGCTATTTACCAGACGAATATGATGAACTTTTAACTACGGTAGAAATACAAGGGCACATCACAGcagttaattataaatatttatggaaAAATCTTTGTTCTGCCTCTAAACATAACGATGTCAAGAGCTTACACAAAATCTTTACTGAAGAATGGGTCCATATAAAGGGTTACGACCATCataatttagatttttactGTGATGTAGTTCAAGAGACTATTGAATGTAACAAAGACATTGATGTCGAAAGTGTTCCGAATTggcataaaatatttcaaaacataatcAATGAAGGAAATCGCAAATCTCTTGAGCACACAGATCATAAAAGCGCTATTGCAAATGTAAATAAAGTGTTGGAAGAGGGTTCTCCGACCGATTTGTATAAAGCATTAATCAATCCTCATTTAGAATTAAACATCAAGGTTGACGAATTTGCTGCTCCTTTGTTGTATGAAGAGATGAGATTGGAGAGATGCGAGttagaaaaaaatcttaatgaAAACGAAATTGCTGCTTCAGTCTCTTATTTATCGGCCGTAGCGACTGTGTCACACGCTGTAGACAGAGGTGATGAATTAGCAGTTTGGAATGCTCTGAATTCGAAACAAATTCAGCTTGAAGGATTGCGAGCTCATTGCAGACGCAGATACCTATCCGCGTTAGCAACCGCTTTACAAATAAAGATAAAAGAACAGTGTGCATGTCCGCTTCTGACTTTTGAAGATATCCATGACACAATTCAAATGGTGAACATGAAAGATGACGAAAACGAAGAGC TGATTCTTGTAATAGACGGTATAAATAAGGCGGTATTGGAGGATGATGTGGAGTCACTGATGATATTATTAAACAGTTCAAGTTTGAAATTGCCTTCCCGTTTGCATAAAGAAGAAAAACATCTATATTTACGCATGCTGAAAAAATTGTTACTAGGAAAAGAATCCCAAAATCTTTGGATCGATGATGTTTTGGATGTAATCAACCAAGTTAATGTAGAGTCATACAAAGTAAAAGAGTTGACTGAGGCTATAGTCCAACTGAATGTAGCTGTGTTGAAAAATAACGttgatagtttttttaatacgatcAGAAATCCAGTTTTGGCAATTTCTGATAATGTAGAAGCATCATGTAAGGATGtatattttcaaatgttttcaaAAGCATTGAAAAAGAAAGGTCAATTTATTTGTCCTTGGATAGTTTGCCACACGGATGTTGGGAACACTGTCTACATAGACGTCGAATCATATACGTATAGCTGGACAACTCCTAAAGACTTCGTACCGTATGCACGATATTTGACTACGAAAGATATCTCTGGAATAGTAGAGAAAACTAATAAACACCacgtaaataaatacaaacaaacgttAATAGAAAGATCTGTCGTAAAACTCCAAGCATATTGCAAAGGATATCTGCTTAGGAAACGAATGACTGACAGACTGAAGTTGTTTATGGCAAATGAAGAATACGTTATTAAAATTCAAGCTTGGTGGAGAATGCTGTTGGTTTACAAGCGATACGGgacattaataaaaatgaaaacaattgaaGCAAAATTGAAACGGGAACGCAAACAAAATCCAATGGCATGGTACAAAAGTCAG GAACACAAAATAGTGAAAATTCAAGCAATGTGGAGAGGTCGTCGCGCTCGTCAATGTTTCACTGCTTTATTTCACTCGCGGAATCCACCGCTCAGAATCGTTAAAAAGTTCATTCCATTACTAGATTTCTCGACTGAAGACTACGACAGGGAAATTGAATTACAATCACTGAAATCGGAAGTCGTGCAGTCTATCCGAAAGAATCAGGAGCTATCCAAGCAAATCGATGACATGGATTTAAAAATAGGTCTGCTGGTACAAAACCGTATAGCTTTACAGGACGTTGCGGCATTTGGTCTAAAGTTAAATAATCTAGTCAAACATCATTCGATGACTAAACTTGTCTTTCAAAATCGCCCTGATGGCAAAGGCTCTTTCATGACAGTTACAACAGCCGTTAAAGGCTTAAAATCCCTCACTAAAGAATCCAAAAGACTTTTAGACGGATACCAACATCTGTTCTATGAACTGCAAACAAACCCCACTTACTTGTCCAAATTACTGTTTTGTATACcgcaaaataaaactaatttcttCTTACAAAACGTCGTACTTAGCCTTTACAACTTTGGGGCTTACACAAGAGATGAGTATCTGCTTCTGAAGCTATTTAGATTTACATTGGAGGAAGAAATAAGTTGTAAGGTTGTTAAACCTTTTGATATTATCTCGTCGACTCCGCTGGTACTAAAAATGGCGGTAAGCCTTTCGAGACAGCTTTCTGGACTGAACAGCCTGCAAACAATTATAGGACCCCTGGTCGAAAAAATGTTAAGGGACAaagatttaaatattgaaacggGTCCAGTAGAAATCTATAAAGCTTGGAGAAATGAAAACGAGATGAAAACTGGGAAAATATC AAATCTTCCATACTCTGTTACACAAGAAGAAGCACTGACATACCCAGAAGTCAAAGCTAGATTACAAACGGCCCTTGGTCAATTAAAAACGATTGTGACAATATTTCTGGATAAAATAACAAGATCGACGGAGCTTTTACCTTTTTGCATAACGTATATGGCTAGAGTGTTGCACAGAGCTCTAACTACGAAATTTCCGTATACACCAGAAAAAGATATCTTAAAA GTTATCGGTAATTTGATTTACTACCAGTTCTTGAACGCCGCAATAGTAGCTCCCGATGCATTTCATATTGTAAACTTACCGAATGGCTGTGAACTGACCACAGATCAGAGAAAAAACCTCGCCTCTGTTGcgaaaattttgcatttttctGCCGCAAAAAAAGGC TTTGGTGAAGAGTCAAGTCACCTGCGTTGCTTAAATCCATTTATCGTCGAATGCCACGAGAAAATGAAGGAGCTATTTAGGCGTTGTTGTCGCGGTCCAACGCTTGAAGAGTACTTTGCTGTTGACGAATATACCGAAGCCACGCTACTTCATCATCCGCATATATGTATAACTGTTCAG gaAATCGTAGACACTCACTCGCTACTGATTGAATACCAAGATATAATAGCACCGGATCCAAGCGATCGTTTAAACGAACTATTGGACGACTTGGGAGAAGTGCCGACCATCGCGCAACTAGCCGCTAGGGACGTGGACGGA TCCATGGGAGAGACTATTGAAGAGAATGCTAGACTTGAAGTGTGTTTGGCTCTCGTGAATAAATTTCAAACACCTGCTGATGATATGGCAGATCTGAATAAACTATTTATCAAAACCAAAGAGTTATGTGTCGCCATACTTCCATATTTGAAtg gTGAACACTTGCTAGAGGCACTGGTTATCGGTACTACGAAAGAACAGCAGGAGCAATATGctcaaaaaatacaaaagcgCATCTACTCCGGACAATCGAAGCAAGACGAAGCCATGACATTGCGAGAGCATATTTCCAAGCTACGTAGGAACTTACAAATGCTTGAAGATGAAGGATACGTCACGAGAGAAGATGGCTATCAAGCGATAGTCACATCCATAGCACTTGATCTctgtaataaaagtaaatataggCAGGCCCAAAAACGAGCACTAGCAACACTAACACGTGCTAAACAAAGCCTACttgaaaaaactaaatattatgaAGAAAAATGTAAATCTTATGatgaatacattaaatcatgTCTTGCTAATCTTCATGCTGGTAAAAG GAGTGTGCACGCGTGCTTACGGAGATCCGGAAAGGATATGCAAAAACTAAAATCGAAATTAACAGTCAAATATTCGGGTGCGAAATTGTTGGAAAGGGGTGTACTATTAGAAATTGACGGACTTTCGCCATCACAGTTCAAAAATGTTCAATTTGAAATAACGCCAACTGATCTTAATGGAGTGTTCACAGTGAAGGGGAAATTCATGGGTATTGAAATGGAATCAATTGACATCGACATACAAGATTTATTGCAAAAACAATATGAAGGCTGTGCAGTTATGGATATGTTCGGTAAAGCTAAAATCAATGTGAACTTATTGATATTCTTGTTAAATAGTAAGTTTTATGGTAAATCCTGA
- the LOC101742462 gene encoding metallophosphoesterase 1 homolog isoform X2, with the protein MRRVTKNCNWPVTNDTHKSIQSLKALMISDTHLLGPRRGHWLDKMRREWQMHQAFQTIMMMLSPDVVFVLGDLFDEGEWTNNKEFQEYVERFYRLFMVPPHVKMYVVAGNHDIGFHNYIRKGAIQRFYKLLNTSSVEFVTLKDIHFVLLNSMAMEGDSCQLCSEARNDIQHISGRLKCSEDPKYCFGNKFKSLNYSRPILLQHFPLYRKSDSMCTEPDSPPLPERDKPFRLKIDALSKEASEFLVSKIKPRAVFGGHTHHGCLLHHKYENLGQLEFKEYSIPSFSWRNRPDPKYMLVTLTPNDYNVQKCGLPQEATIVITAISMLLILACFIAKRKYIGR; encoded by the exons ATGCGACGAGTCACAAAAAAT TGTAATTGGCCTGTTACAAATGACACACATAAAAGTATACAGAGTTTGAAAGCCCTTATGATATCAGACACCCATCTACTGGGACCAAGAAGAGGGCATTGGCTGGATAAAATGAGACGCGAGTGGCAGATGCATCAAGCATTTCAAACTATAATGATGATGCTGAGCCCTGACGTTGTATTTGTTTtag GTGATTTATTTGATGAAGGAGAATGGACAAATAATAAAGAGTTTCAAGAGTATGTTGAACGTTTCTATAGATTATTTATGGTACCACCCCACGTGAAGATGTATGTTGTTGCAGGGAATCATGATATTGGATTTCATAATTA CATAAGAAAGGGAGCTATCCAAAGATTTTACAAGCTCCTGAACACGTCATCAGTTGAATTTGTCACTTTGAAAGACATTCATTTTGTACTTTTGAATTCAATGGCAATGGAGGGAGATTCCTGTCAATTGTGTAGTGAAGCACGGAATGATATACAACATATATCAG GAAGACTAAAATGTTCAGAGGACCCTAAGTATTGTTTCGGAAATAAATTCAAATCCCTGAATTATAGTCGTCCAATCCTTTTACAG caTTTCCCATTATACAGAAAATCTGATTCAATGTGTACAGAACCAGATTCACCGCCATTGCCTGAACGGGACAAGCCGTTCAGACTCAAAATCGACGCTCTGTCTAAAGAGGCTTCAGAGTTCCTAGTAAGCAAAATCAAACCAAGGGCTGTTTTCGGAGGGCACACACATCACGGTTGTCTTTTACATCACAAATACGAAAATCTAGGGCAGCTAGAATTTAAGGAGTATTCAATACCATCATTCTCTTGGAGAAATAGACCAGATCCAAAGTATATGTTG gtaaCATTAACGCCAAACGACTACAACGTACAGAAATGTGGACTACCTCAAGAAGCTACGATAGTCATTACTGCTATATCAATGCTTCTAATACTTGCATGTTTTATTGCAAAGAGGAAATATATAGGAAGGTGa
- the LOC101742462 gene encoding metallophosphoesterase 1 homolog isoform X3, whose translation MISDTHLLGPRRGHWLDKMRREWQMHQAFQTIMMMLSPDVVFVLGDLFDEGEWTNNKEFQEYVERFYRLFMVPPHVKMYVVAGNHDIGFHNYIRKGAIQRFYKLLNTSSVEFVTLKDIHFVLLNSMAMEGDSCQLCSEARNDIQHISGRLKCSEDPKYCFGNKFKSLNYSRPILLQHFPLYRKSDSMCTEPDSPPLPERDKPFRLKIDALSKEASEFLVSKIKPRAVFGGHTHHGCLLHHKYENLGQLEFKEYSIPSFSWRNRPDPKYMLVTLTPNDYNVQKCGLPQEATIVITAISMLLILACFIAKRKYIGR comes from the exons ATGATATCAGACACCCATCTACTGGGACCAAGAAGAGGGCATTGGCTGGATAAAATGAGACGCGAGTGGCAGATGCATCAAGCATTTCAAACTATAATGATGATGCTGAGCCCTGACGTTGTATTTGTTTtag GTGATTTATTTGATGAAGGAGAATGGACAAATAATAAAGAGTTTCAAGAGTATGTTGAACGTTTCTATAGATTATTTATGGTACCACCCCACGTGAAGATGTATGTTGTTGCAGGGAATCATGATATTGGATTTCATAATTA CATAAGAAAGGGAGCTATCCAAAGATTTTACAAGCTCCTGAACACGTCATCAGTTGAATTTGTCACTTTGAAAGACATTCATTTTGTACTTTTGAATTCAATGGCAATGGAGGGAGATTCCTGTCAATTGTGTAGTGAAGCACGGAATGATATACAACATATATCAG GAAGACTAAAATGTTCAGAGGACCCTAAGTATTGTTTCGGAAATAAATTCAAATCCCTGAATTATAGTCGTCCAATCCTTTTACAG caTTTCCCATTATACAGAAAATCTGATTCAATGTGTACAGAACCAGATTCACCGCCATTGCCTGAACGGGACAAGCCGTTCAGACTCAAAATCGACGCTCTGTCTAAAGAGGCTTCAGAGTTCCTAGTAAGCAAAATCAAACCAAGGGCTGTTTTCGGAGGGCACACACATCACGGTTGTCTTTTACATCACAAATACGAAAATCTAGGGCAGCTAGAATTTAAGGAGTATTCAATACCATCATTCTCTTGGAGAAATAGACCAGATCCAAAGTATATGTTG gtaaCATTAACGCCAAACGACTACAACGTACAGAAATGTGGACTACCTCAAGAAGCTACGATAGTCATTACTGCTATATCAATGCTTCTAATACTTGCATGTTTTATTGCAAAGAGGAAATATATAGGAAGGTGa
- the LOC101742462 gene encoding metallophosphoesterase 1 isoform X1 has product MRRVTKNVLLFLIGLLFIWLYCEYIIYFIVIAQCNWPVTNDTHKSIQSLKALMISDTHLLGPRRGHWLDKMRREWQMHQAFQTIMMMLSPDVVFVLGDLFDEGEWTNNKEFQEYVERFYRLFMVPPHVKMYVVAGNHDIGFHNYIRKGAIQRFYKLLNTSSVEFVTLKDIHFVLLNSMAMEGDSCQLCSEARNDIQHISGRLKCSEDPKYCFGNKFKSLNYSRPILLQHFPLYRKSDSMCTEPDSPPLPERDKPFRLKIDALSKEASEFLVSKIKPRAVFGGHTHHGCLLHHKYENLGQLEFKEYSIPSFSWRNRPDPKYMLVTLTPNDYNVQKCGLPQEATIVITAISMLLILACFIAKRKYIGR; this is encoded by the exons ATGCGACGAGTCACAAAAAATGtacttttatttcttattgGATTACTTTTTATTTGGTTATATTGTGAATATATCATCTACTTCATAGTTATAGCGCAG TGTAATTGGCCTGTTACAAATGACACACATAAAAGTATACAGAGTTTGAAAGCCCTTATGATATCAGACACCCATCTACTGGGACCAAGAAGAGGGCATTGGCTGGATAAAATGAGACGCGAGTGGCAGATGCATCAAGCATTTCAAACTATAATGATGATGCTGAGCCCTGACGTTGTATTTGTTTtag GTGATTTATTTGATGAAGGAGAATGGACAAATAATAAAGAGTTTCAAGAGTATGTTGAACGTTTCTATAGATTATTTATGGTACCACCCCACGTGAAGATGTATGTTGTTGCAGGGAATCATGATATTGGATTTCATAATTA CATAAGAAAGGGAGCTATCCAAAGATTTTACAAGCTCCTGAACACGTCATCAGTTGAATTTGTCACTTTGAAAGACATTCATTTTGTACTTTTGAATTCAATGGCAATGGAGGGAGATTCCTGTCAATTGTGTAGTGAAGCACGGAATGATATACAACATATATCAG GAAGACTAAAATGTTCAGAGGACCCTAAGTATTGTTTCGGAAATAAATTCAAATCCCTGAATTATAGTCGTCCAATCCTTTTACAG caTTTCCCATTATACAGAAAATCTGATTCAATGTGTACAGAACCAGATTCACCGCCATTGCCTGAACGGGACAAGCCGTTCAGACTCAAAATCGACGCTCTGTCTAAAGAGGCTTCAGAGTTCCTAGTAAGCAAAATCAAACCAAGGGCTGTTTTCGGAGGGCACACACATCACGGTTGTCTTTTACATCACAAATACGAAAATCTAGGGCAGCTAGAATTTAAGGAGTATTCAATACCATCATTCTCTTGGAGAAATAGACCAGATCCAAAGTATATGTTG gtaaCATTAACGCCAAACGACTACAACGTACAGAAATGTGGACTACCTCAAGAAGCTACGATAGTCATTACTGCTATATCAATGCTTCTAATACTTGCATGTTTTATTGCAAAGAGGAAATATATAGGAAGGTGa